The following proteins are encoded in a genomic region of Triticum dicoccoides isolate Atlit2015 ecotype Zavitan chromosome 1B, WEW_v2.0, whole genome shotgun sequence:
- the LOC119314983 gene encoding disease resistance protein RGA5-like yields MEAALVGVGTGVMKPLLSKLFKALKEEHSKLKGVRREVEGTREEMSNMQAALEALADAEQLDHETRAWRDDVRELSFDMEDCLDDFMARADTDKDGPKGLKGFFGKLTKLKPRHVIAGEIKKLKARAIETSKRHQRYKSDRQSSNSTTCDIDPRLNALYVDVGKLVGIDGPKNHIIEVLKNEDSSSTQLHVLSIVGAGGLGKTTLSNVVYQTIKKPFDSSAFVSVSRKPNMRNVLREIAKGLKITHNTSDDGVHPLIDTLREHLKNKKYLVVVDDIWSTEAWKTIRDALPNNDCGSRIITTTRNSTVASLCSPQGDYVYRMEPLSSADSRRLFLERAFHSEDLFPPTLEEISKKILEKCPGLPLAIITLSSMLADEPAEEVWKRVLDAIGSSLAKEAVVMTKILSLSYFDLPHPLRSCLLYLSAFPEDHIIDKRSLIHKWIAEGFIHEAQGRSAYEVGRDCLNELINKSLIQPIANHQSDELSDEVAACRVHDIVLDFIICKAEEENFMTSLDDGKKEKRHKVRRLSVVSRANEMDSVSGDLSHVRSLAMFGYSALQFPAIGVLDFPVLRVLDIGECEIVKGEQMANIEKLLLLKYLRVGAGLISTTELLGGIGKLKYLETLDMRGVEIAKLPSSMTRLQRLVRLYAYFKTSCLSDGIIGQLKNLEELEHIMVLDSELDKFLQELCQLTKLRMLSVTVIDQSDSVENKAVVRFIGTLISSYNIHHLRISQEPCSKNQSEGSLKYNLLPMESWCPANPSVFRNIDLHARYIEKIPSWMISLGNLRGLDLSMCRMGLEDMANLGRIPALTSLKLGTFYGRNGRIFIRGFRYLKYFNLKLWSCGTSMEFEEGSMPKLEVLELHFAAHTMECVSFGIQHLSALTKVDLFIDGTDDIKMRFMDLWKLLSGSFAAVLLSHQTGMVVKVLNQTVSILKNCSKDCTNRKPLILINTYPEVTISPS; encoded by the exons acgacttcatggcgCGTGCTGACACCGACAAAGATGGGCCAAAGGGCCTCAAGGGGTTCTTTGGCAAGCTGACCAAGCTTAAACCTCGCCATGTGATCGCCGGCGAGATCAAAAAGCTCAAGGCCCGGGCAATCGAGACAAGCAAGAGGCATCAGAGGTATAAAAGTGACCGTCAGTCATCTAACTCTACCACCTGTGATATTGATCCCAGGTTGAATGCGCTCTATGTGGATGTCGGTAAGCTTGTGGGCATTGACGGTCCTAAGAATCATATCATTGAGGTGCTCAAAAATGAAGATTCATCTTCTACGCAGCTTCACGTGCTGTCAATTGTTGGTGCTGGTGGTCTTGGTAAGACTACTCTCTCTAATGTAGTCTACCAAACCATCAAGAAACCATTCGATTCTTCAGCTTTCGTGTCTGTTTCTCGGAAGCCTAACATGAGAAATGTTCTAAGAGAAATCGCTAAAGGGTTGAAGATTACTCACAACACTTCTGATGATGGCGTGCATCCACTTATTGATACACTTCGAGAGCACCTCAAGAACAAAAA GTACCTTGTTGTGGTTGATGATATATGGAGCACAGAAGCATGGAAAACAATAAGAGATGCTTTACCAAATAATGACTGTGGGAGCAGAATTATCACTACAACACGCAATAGTACAGTTGCATCACTTTGTTCTCCTCAAGGCGATTATGTCTATAGAATGGAACCCCTTAGTTCTGCTGACTCCCGAAGACTATTTCTTGAAAGAGCATTCCATTCTGAGGATTTATTCCCTCCCACTCTAGAAGAAATATCTAAGAAGATATTGGAAAAGTGTCCAGGGCTTCCATTGGCTATTATTACCTTGTCTAGTATGCTGGCTGATGAACCTGCAGAAGAAGTATGGAAGAGGGTGCTTGATGCTATTGGTTCTTCGCTTGCAAAAGAGGCTGTGGTCATGACGAAGATATTATCTCTCAGTTATTTTGATCTTCCTCACCCTCTGAGAAGCTGCTTGCTGTATCTGAGTGCATTCCCAGAAGATCATATTATCGACAAACGGAGTCTGATACATAAATGGATCGCCGAAGGATTCATCCATGAAGCACAAGGGAGGAGTGCATATGAAGTAGGTCGTGATTGTTTGAATgaattgatcaacaagagccttatCCAGCCAATAGCAAATCATCAATCTGACGAGTTGTCTGATGAGGTGGCAGCATGCCGGGTTCATGACATTGTTCTTGATTTCATAATATGCAAGGCCGAAGAAGAAAACTTTATGACATCATTGGACGATGGAAAGAAGGAGAAGAGACACAAGGTTCGCAGGCTCTCTGTGGTGAGCCGCGCTAATGAAATGGATTCTGTGTCAGGGGATCTCTCCCATGTTCGATCACTTGCTATGTTTGGGTATTCTGCGTTGCAATTTCCAGCTATTGGTGTGTTGGATTTCCCAGTTCTTCGTGTGTTGGACATTGGAGAATGTGAGATTGTAAAAGGTGAGCAAATGGCAAATATTGAAAAGTTACTTCTTCTCAAGTACTTGCGTGTCGGAGCAGGATTGATAAGTACTACCGAGCTTCTAGGAGGAATTGGAAAACTGAAGTATTTAGAAACACTGGACATGCGTGGTGTCGAAATTGCAAAACTGCCATCCAGTATGACACGGCTTCAAAGGTTGGTCCGTCTATATGCTTACTTCAAGACTAGCTGTTTATCGGATGGAATTATAGGACAGCTAAAGAACTTAGAAGAGCTAGAGCACATTATGGTCCTTGACTCTGAACTTGACAAGTTTCTGCAGGAACTTTGTCAGCTAACCAAGCTAAGGATGTTGAGTGTAACTGTGATAGACCAATCTGATTCTGTGGAAAACAAGGCAGTTGTAAGGTTTATTGGAACCTTAATATCTTCGTACAATATTCATCATCTCAGAATCAGCCAGGAGCCTTGTAGTAAAAATCAGTCAGAAGGTTCTCTTAAATATAACCTCCTGCCGATGGAATCATGGTGCCCTGCAAATCCTTCAGTGTTCCGGAATATCGACCTCCATGCCCGTTACATTGAAAAGATTCCAAGTTGGATGATCTCGCTTGGAAATCTCCGTGGGCTAGATCTCAGTATGTGCCGCATGGGGCTAGAAGACATGGCGAACCTTGGAAGAATACCCGCTTTGACTTCTCTGAAACTGGGGACTTTCTACGGCAGAAATGGAAGGATCTTCATCCGTGGGTTCAGGTATTTGAAGTATTTCAATCTGAAGCTCTGGTCTTGTGGGACTTCAATGGAGTTTGAAGAGGGATCAATGCCTAAGCTGGAGGTGCTCGAGCTTCACTTTGCGGCGCATACGATGGAGTGTGTGAGTTTCGGCATCCAGCACCTCTCTGCCCTCACAAAGGTGGATCTCTTTATTGATGGCACTGATGACATTAAAATGAGATTCATGGACTTATGGAAACTGCTCTCGGGAAGCTTCGCAGCCGTCCTACTCTCTCATCAGACGGGGATGGTGGTCAAAGTTCTCAATCAGACTGTGTCCATTTTGAAGAATTG TTCAAAGGACTGTACCAACAGGAAGCCGCTAATATTGATCAACACATACCCGGAAGTGACTATTTCCCCTTCTTAG